The following proteins are encoded in a genomic region of Cryptomeria japonica chromosome 11, Sugi_1.0, whole genome shotgun sequence:
- the LOC131048710 gene encoding deoxymugineic acid synthase 1: MEFVGQTRELNGGGRMPVIGLGTAAWNKFEEMKSAITVAMQVGYRHFDTASYCGSEGALGAALKEAFQSGLVRREEVFVTTKLWGDEHDDPVAAISRRLENLQLEYVDLFLLHWPVSLRKGCILPPTKEDFLPLDIQSTWRGMETCFEMGLTKAIGLSNFSCKKIEDLLSYAKILPAANQVEMHPMWQQKKLRDYCSKKRIQVCVWSPLGGQDTPWASSVLIMNPIIHEIAQKHGKTVVQVLLRWGIEQGVCVVPRGFNKGIITENFQIFDWCLTAEDSEKINKLEQRKLVRAENLVNSTTSPYRTVEELWDGEI; the protein is encoded by the exons ATGGAATTTGTGGGTCAAACAAGAGAACTGAACGGAGGAGGAAGAATGCCTGTAATAGGGCTTGGGACTGCTGCTTGGAACAAATTTGAGGAGATGAAGTCTGCAATCACAGTGGCCATGCAG GTTGGTTACAGACACTTTGACACTGCAAGCTATTGTGGCTCAGAAGGTGCCTTAGGAGCAGCACTTAAGGAGGCCTTCCAAAGCGGTCTTGTTAGGAGAGAAGAAGTGTTCGTTACAACTAAACTCTGGGGCGATGAACATGATGATCCTGTTGCTGCTATCTCCAGAAGGCTAGA GAATTTGCAGCTGGAATACGTGGATTTGTTTCTGCTCCACTGGCCTGTAAGTTTGAGGAAAGGATGTATTCTCCCACCTACAAAAGAAGACTTTTTGCCCCTGGATATCCAATCTACTTGGCGAGGGATGGAAACATGTTTTGAGATGGGTCTCACTAAAGCCATTGGCTTGAGCAACTTCTCCTGTAAAAAGATTGAGGACTTGCTCAGCTATGCCAAAATTCTTCCTGCTGCCAATCAG GTAGAGATGCATCCAATGTGGCAGCAGAAAAAATTGAGAGATTATTGCAGCAAGAAGAGAATTCAAGTATGTGTATGGTCTCCTCTGGGAGGGCAAGACACTCCATGGGCATCAAGCGTGCTGATAATGAATCCCATCATTCATGAAATTGCTCAAAAGCATGGGAAGACCGTAGTACAG GTTTTGTTGAGGTGGGGAATAGAGCAAGGAGTGTGTGTTGTCCCCAGAGGCTTCAATAAAGGAATAATAACAGAGAATTTCCAAATTTTTGACTGGTGTTTAACTGCAGAAGACTCTGAGAAAATTAACAAGCTTGAGCAGAGGAAGCTGGTAAGGGCAGAAAATCTTGTAAACTCCACAACTAGCCCTTACAGAACTGTTGAAGAGCTATGGGACGGGGagatctag